In one Balaenoptera ricei isolate mBalRic1 chromosome 20, mBalRic1.hap2, whole genome shotgun sequence genomic region, the following are encoded:
- the RAMP2 gene encoding receptor activity-modifying protein 2: protein MASLRAERAAGGPRLPATGAGRPAALRLLLLLGAVLKPQESLAQLLPTPDGFKSEGKTVEEKYETNVLRCWDDYKVQMDSIEKDWCDWALISRPYSILRDCLERNAEEFGLGFPNPWAEQIIFETHQIHFANCSLGQPPFSDPPEDVLLAMIIAPICLIPFLVTLVVWRSKDSEAQT, encoded by the exons ATGGCCTCGCTCCGGGCGGAGCGCGCTGCCGGCGGCCCGCGGCTCCCCGCGACCGGCGCCGGGCGACCGGCAGCGCTCCGCCTCCTCCTGCTGCTGGGCG CTGTCCTGAAGCCCCAGGAGTCCCTGGCTCAACTTCTTCCCACCCCAGACGGCTTCAAGTCAGAAG GAAAAACAGTGGAGGAGAAGTATGAGACAAATGTCCTACGTTGCTGGGATGATTATAAAGTTCAAATGGACTCTATCGAAAAGGATTGGTGTGACTGGGCCCTCATTAGCAG GCCTTACAGCATCCTTCGAGACTGCTTGGAAAGGAATGCAGAAGAGTTTGGCCTGGGCTTCCCCAATCCCTGGGCGGAACAGATCATCTTTGAGACTCACCAGATCCACTTTGCCAACTGCTCCCTGGGGCAGCCCCCCTTCTCAGACCCCCCAGAGGATGTGCTCTTGGCCATGATCATAGCCCCCATCTGCCTCATCCCCTTCCTCGTCACCCTTGTGGTGTGGAGGAGTAAAGACAGTGAAGCCCAGACCTAG
- the VPS25 gene encoding vacuolar protein-sorting-associated protein 25, with protein sequence MAMSFEWPWQYRFPPFFTLQPNVDTRQKQLAAWCSLVLSFCRLHKQSSMTVMEAQESPLFNNVKLQRKLPVESIQVVLEELRKKGNLEWLDKNKSSFLIMWRRPEEWGKLIYQWVSRSGQNNSVFTLYELTNGEDTEDEEFHGLDEATLLRALQALQQEHKAEIITVSDGRGVKFF encoded by the exons ATGGCGATGAGTTTCGAGTGGCCGTGGCAGTATCGCTTCCCGCCCTTCTTTAC GTTGCAGCCGAACGTGGACACTCGGCAGAAGCAGCTGGCCGCCTGGTGCTCGCTAGTCCTGTCCTTCTGTCGCCTGCACAAACAGTCCAGCATGACGGTGATGGAAGCTCAGGAGAGCCCGCTCTTCAACAACGTGAAGCTACAGC GGAAGCTGCCCGTGGAATCAATCCAGGTTGTATTAGAGGAACTGAGGAAGAAAG GGAACCTCGAGTGGTTGGATAAGAACAAGTCTAGCTTCCTGATCATGTGGCGGAGGCCAGAAGAATGGGGGAAGCTCATCTATCAGTGG GTTTCCAGGAGTGGCCAGAACAACTCCGTGTTCACCTTATACGAACTGACCAATGGGGAAGACACAGAGGATGAGG AGTTCCACGGGCTGGATGAGGCAACCCTACTGCGGGCTCTGCAGGCTCTACAGCAGGAGCACAAGGCCGAGATCATCACTGTCAGCGATGGCCGAGGCGTCAAGTTCTTCTAG